Proteins co-encoded in one Zymomonas mobilis subsp. mobilis ATCC 10988 genomic window:
- a CDS encoding efflux transporter outer membrane subunit — protein sequence MKAFSSLFGSGLKTVHSIQSDNHEEAEFLAELHPQISRHSKIRDAMRVFLSLKSDTKLTRSCRSHYLIKASPITAAYSQTEISTPCQLEISGQPQIGNSMKAFSLLPSNAENTAKASSFSLSEVENITKSSSLPSSTVGNIEKSSCLLSSKVGNTVKTSSLCLSKMRKTATAIEKTAKTLSLSPSDVAATEGLSSSSPMAGKATKATLSSPLEVEKSATVYSLSAPEVGAATKATASSPLEAGKVMTVFSSLSPEVGTSTKAIPSSRLEAEKATIAASFSSSVAGKDAKATLSSPLEAEKIATAHSLSVPEVGAATKATASSPLEAGKAMTVFSSLSSEVGTSTKAIPSSRLEAEKATTASSFSSPVAGKAAKATLSSPLEAEKSATAYSLSVPEVGKTTKVISSSSFKVRKSTKAFFLSSSEIRKSVKALFLLPPLALVLAGCEVGPDYVRPSAPTPHQYSGADNNKVTNIAGNRGATGATLSSSKAASDPKKSADPKSDQKKSATENNPPLPPDQITPSGQKISWQEAQPMDRQIKDRWWELFNDPELNKLIERSDVASQSVAQAEATWRNALAVMGQNRSSMWPSISLSASNQHTVTGGGSEVVNTAGGGSSTVSRSNISDNYRAGLSMSWTPDFFGGVRRQIENSRATAEANMADIETARLALHAGVASSYLQLREADAEIAVMEQTIAAYTHALEVARNRFNAGIAPESDVFQAETQLSNTRSQIESLRQNRRTYEDAISVYVGIPAGDFHIEPRNDWSPVVPDVPLDLPSTLLQRRPDIASAERKIEAASATIGVRKAAFYPSFSMSPYAGDTAGDITRLLAQSSSIWSVGASMAFTVLDWGSHLSQLHQARAAYSQAVANYRQVVLQAYQNVADEIAATQIYGNQETHLNDAFKNADRSEQATLKRYQVGLVAYTDVVTVETSALSAKRSLMQTQLARQTAAVSLIQALGGGWTGLPPRMPPNHKVFHEAKKQRLADEKAEKAIAEKQKTRS from the coding sequence ATGAAGGCTTTCTCTTCTCTTTTTGGATCAGGTCTGAAAACGGTTCATTCCATCCAATCCGATAATCATGAAGAGGCCGAATTTTTGGCAGAGCTTCACCCCCAAATATCCCGCCACTCTAAAATCAGAGACGCTATGAGGGTTTTTCTTTCTTTAAAATCCGATACTAAGCTGACCCGTTCTTGCCGGTCACATTATCTTATAAAGGCTTCGCCCATTACGGCCGCTTATTCCCAGACTGAAATCTCCACTCCGTGTCAGCTCGAAATCTCCGGTCAGCCCCAAATTGGAAATAGTATGAAGGCCTTTTCTCTTTTACCATCCAACGCTGAAAATACAGCCAAGGCTTCCTCTTTTTCCTTATCGGAAGTTGAAAATATCACGAAATCTTCTTCTCTTCCTTCGTCCACAGTTGGAAATATCGAGAAGTCTTCCTGTCTTCTCTCCTCCAAAGTTGGGAATACCGTGAAGACCTCATCTCTTTGTCTGTCTAAAATGAGAAAGACAGCCACGGCTATAGAAAAAACGGCCAAAACCCTTTCTCTTTCGCCATCGGATGTCGCAGCCACCGAAGGTCTTTCTTCTTCCTCGCCCATGGCTGGGAAGGCTACCAAAGCTACGCTTTCTTCACCACTCGAAGTTGAAAAATCCGCTACTGTTTATTCTCTTTCTGCGCCTGAAGTTGGGGCAGCCACCAAGGCGACGGCTTCTTCACCGCTTGAAGCTGGAAAAGTCATGACAGTTTTTTCCTCCTTATCGCCCGAAGTTGGAACATCAACCAAAGCTATTCCTTCTTCACGGCTCGAAGCTGAAAAAGCCACTATCGCTGCTTCATTTTCATCGTCCGTGGCTGGGAAAGATGCCAAAGCTACGCTTTCTTCACCACTTGAAGCTGAAAAAATCGCTACTGCTCATTCTCTTTCTGTGCCTGAAGTTGGGGCAGCCACCAAGGCGACGGCTTCTTCACCGCTTGAAGCAGGAAAAGCCATGACAGTTTTTTCCTCCTTATCGTCTGAAGTTGGAACATCAACCAAAGCTATTCCTTCTTCACGGCTCGAAGCTGAAAAAGCCACTACCGCTTCTTCATTTTCCTCGCCCGTGGCTGGGAAAGCTGCCAAAGCTACGCTTTCTTCACCACTTGAAGCTGAAAAATCTGCTACTGCTTATTCTCTTTCTGTGCCTGAAGTTGGAAAAACTACTAAAGTTATTTCTTCTTCATCATTCAAAGTAAGAAAAAGCACTAAAGCCTTTTTCCTTTCGTCCTCCGAAATTAGAAAATCAGTTAAAGCGCTTTTTCTTTTACCGCCTCTTGCTCTGGTTTTGGCAGGCTGCGAAGTCGGGCCCGACTATGTTCGCCCTTCGGCTCCAACACCGCATCAATATAGCGGTGCCGATAACAACAAGGTAACAAATATCGCCGGAAATAGGGGCGCCACCGGTGCGACATTATCTTCTAGTAAGGCCGCTTCCGACCCGAAAAAATCGGCTGATCCAAAATCCGATCAAAAGAAATCTGCCACTGAAAATAATCCGCCACTTCCCCCCGATCAGATCACACCCAGCGGCCAAAAAATCAGCTGGCAAGAAGCCCAGCCTATGGATCGCCAAATTAAAGATCGCTGGTGGGAATTATTTAACGACCCCGAATTAAACAAACTGATCGAACGTTCTGATGTCGCCAGCCAAAGCGTCGCCCAAGCCGAAGCGACATGGCGTAACGCCTTAGCTGTTATGGGGCAGAACCGTTCATCCATGTGGCCAAGCATCAGTCTTAGTGCTTCAAACCAGCACACTGTAACCGGCGGTGGTAGCGAAGTCGTCAACACTGCGGGCGGTGGTTCTTCAACCGTCAGCCGCAGCAATATCAGTGATAACTACCGCGCCGGTCTTTCTATGAGCTGGACACCGGATTTCTTTGGTGGTGTGCGGCGTCAGATCGAGAATTCACGGGCAACTGCCGAAGCCAATATGGCCGACATCGAAACTGCAAGGCTTGCCCTTCATGCCGGTGTTGCCAGCAGCTATCTGCAATTACGAGAAGCTGATGCCGAAATTGCAGTCATGGAACAAACCATTGCCGCTTATACACATGCCTTAGAAGTAGCCCGAAATCGTTTCAATGCAGGCATCGCGCCTGAAAGCGATGTATTCCAAGCAGAAACACAGCTATCGAATACGCGTTCCCAAATCGAAAGCCTAAGACAGAACCGCCGCACCTATGAAGATGCCATTTCTGTCTATGTCGGTATTCCGGCTGGTGATTTTCATATCGAGCCAAGGAATGACTGGAGCCCTGTTGTTCCTGACGTGCCTTTAGATCTGCCTTCTACTTTGTTGCAGAGACGACCAGATATTGCTTCCGCAGAACGCAAGATAGAAGCGGCTTCTGCTACTATCGGAGTCAGGAAAGCTGCTTTTTATCCTAGCTTCAGCATGTCACCTTATGCGGGTGATACGGCTGGCGACATTACACGGCTTTTGGCACAATCTTCCAGTATTTGGTCTGTCGGCGCCTCGATGGCCTTCACTGTTCTCGACTGGGGATCACATTTATCGCAATTGCATCAGGCTCGTGCGGCCTATTCCCAAGCGGTTGCCAATTATCGGCAAGTCGTTTTGCAGGCCTATCAAAATGTAGCAGATGAAATCGCTGCAACGCAGATATACGGCAATCAAGAAACACACCTCAATGATGCATTCAAGAATGCCGATCGGAGCGAGCAGGCGACATTAAAGCGCTATCAGGTCGGATTAGTCGCCTATACTGATGTGGTTACTGTTGAAACATCGGCTCTATCAGCCAAACGCAGTCTGATGCAAACACAACTTGCCCGTCAGACAGCGGCGGTTTCGCTTATTCAGGCTCTAGGTGGGGGATGGACAGGATTGCCTCCTCGCATGCCTCCCAATCACAAAGTTTTCCACGAAGCAAAGAAACAGCGTCTCGCTGATGAAAAAGCAGAGAAGGCTATCGCTGAGAAGCAAAAAACGAGGTCATAA
- a CDS encoding DMT family transporter, producing the protein MEKKGITIALIAYLAFTISDAGSKLLDGKINAFEIAFLGGVIAAPAIPLMRKPHESYLNIFGFYDFKIWLIRAVCVALCTFFSVVAFTRLPMTEAMALLFLLPFFVNLIALIFLHEKISFAKWVALIIGFIGTVIILRPGIRPLGVGHLAALAGAFCTGASWAVFRATNKKKGGLVTKPSRLSLYSASVVGPIVIDGAMTWNSWVTPTALQWFYLLIYGLFAAWGQIMMMIAAEYAEANTIALPQYSQMVWTVIFSYLVFHQPVDFISFVGIAVIFLSGYLTWRSGRKLVTAPLPPIANQIEKTLEAEE; encoded by the coding sequence ATGGAAAAAAAAGGCATCACCATAGCCCTTATAGCCTATCTGGCTTTTACGATCAGCGATGCAGGATCGAAACTGCTGGATGGGAAAATAAACGCTTTTGAAATTGCTTTCCTTGGGGGCGTTATTGCGGCTCCGGCAATTCCTTTGATGCGAAAACCGCATGAGAGCTATCTCAATATCTTTGGCTTTTACGACTTTAAGATCTGGCTTATAAGAGCTGTATGCGTTGCGCTTTGCACCTTCTTTAGTGTGGTTGCTTTTACGCGTTTACCGATGACTGAAGCCATGGCGCTTTTGTTTCTGTTGCCGTTTTTCGTTAATCTTATTGCTCTTATTTTTCTGCATGAAAAAATATCTTTTGCAAAATGGGTAGCTTTGATTATCGGCTTTATCGGCACGGTAATTATTTTGAGGCCAGGCATTCGCCCTTTGGGCGTAGGGCATTTGGCAGCCTTAGCCGGTGCTTTCTGCACGGGTGCATCATGGGCGGTTTTCAGAGCCACTAATAAGAAAAAAGGCGGATTGGTAACGAAACCGTCTCGTTTGTCACTTTATAGCGCGAGTGTTGTGGGACCTATTGTTATTGATGGGGCAATGACATGGAATAGCTGGGTTACGCCAACTGCACTGCAATGGTTCTATCTGTTAATCTATGGCTTATTTGCGGCTTGGGGGCAGATCATGATGATGATTGCAGCTGAATATGCTGAAGCTAATACCATCGCTTTGCCTCAATACAGCCAAATGGTTTGGACTGTGATTTTCAGCTATCTTGTTTTTCATCAGCCCGTTGATTTTATCTCTTTTGTCGGAATTGCCGTTATCTTTTTATCTGGATATCTCACCTGGCGCAGTGGAAGAAAGTTAGTCACAGCCCCGTTGCCACCGATCGCTAATCAAATTGAGAAGACACTAGAAGCAGAAGAATAA
- a CDS encoding TonB-dependent receptor domain-containing protein: MIRRHLKNAFMTTGMVAGVIAWSTPVFAQETLQDTPQQSGASSVGSNSASNPVADNASIPTMAPAPAASELAQPSGTITVTGSRLPPGITSTSPITSVNAKEITKQGYTRIEDMLNRMPQFYGTQSSAVANGSSGISTANLRGLGSNRTLVLINGRRLMPGDPSSQAADLNSIPSSLIKRVDVLTGGASAVYGSDAVAGVVNFIMDTDYEGFHADAQYNVLNGDNDSRTMRNILRNSPIAGTKTPTNTPFDGWGFNANLKFGAGTKDGRGHVVAYLGYRRQAAVTGADRDYSSCALSGNGTSGAICTGSPTSAEGNILLNDGNYHLNNGQLVSGMSQYNYAPTNNLQRPDQRYTAGFFAHYDVTDGFKPYAEFQFMDDRSSAQIAPSGTFGFGTVNCDNPFLTAQESSIMCSAANIDNTTHTDSQGNTYNNSSAQILKRNVEGGPRINTMRHTSYRGVIGSKGEIVKGLTYDVYGQYGSTVYQNRYSRDFSVSRLNNALNVVNYNGTATCRSVIDGTDPSCVPYDIFSGNKPSQNALDYLQTPGVATGSTQETVVSGSLTFDGSQYGVQLPTASQGLSVNVGAEYRREKMNYDVDSAYATGDLAGQGGANPSSHGKYDVKELFIEAALPIMDHRRGVNELTLTGGFRYSDYSSTGSVQSYKGQMVYSPVKGVALRGGYNRAVRAPNIQELYGPTSIGNDGSTDPCAGTSPTMSASQCELMGVTKNQYGNILANPASQYYGNQGGNPNLKPETANTFTGGVALTPFRRFSFTADFFDIKIKNIVSQLGADNILQLCGTQGRYCDRIHRDKYGSLWRNQSGYVDDVLMNIGSLATRGVDFGVNYSYPLGNKYGSLTASLNGTWLLNYKTNPGGGATTYDCAGLYGAVCGMPMPKWRHQMRVSWDLPAGFGFSAMWRFVGGTKSDAGSTANPYSSAKSSFDKKIGNVSYLDLTAYYKVTDKVTLNAGVNNVVGTRPPLITSQNGGAGGIYNGNTYVTTYDIYGRYIFAGLSYDF, translated from the coding sequence ATGATCAGAAGACATCTGAAAAATGCCTTCATGACCACGGGTATGGTCGCGGGCGTTATTGCATGGTCAACGCCTGTTTTTGCGCAGGAAACTTTACAGGATACGCCTCAACAATCAGGTGCATCATCTGTCGGCAGTAATTCAGCCAGCAATCCTGTAGCTGATAATGCAAGCATTCCAACAATGGCGCCAGCGCCGGCTGCTTCTGAATTAGCGCAGCCAAGCGGCACAATCACTGTTACGGGTTCACGCCTTCCACCAGGTATCACCTCGACCAGCCCAATTACCTCTGTCAATGCGAAAGAAATAACCAAGCAGGGTTATACGCGTATTGAAGATATGCTGAACAGAATGCCACAATTTTATGGCACCCAAAGTAGCGCTGTAGCCAATGGCTCGAGCGGAATTTCTACAGCAAATTTGCGTGGGCTGGGATCAAACCGAACATTGGTTTTGATTAATGGTCGTCGTTTGATGCCGGGCGATCCTAGCTCTCAAGCAGCCGATTTGAACTCTATTCCGTCCTCTCTTATTAAACGAGTTGATGTCTTAACTGGTGGTGCTTCTGCTGTTTACGGTTCTGATGCTGTCGCCGGTGTTGTCAATTTCATCATGGATACAGATTATGAAGGCTTCCATGCGGATGCCCAATATAATGTATTAAATGGCGACAACGATAGCCGAACCATGCGAAATATTCTACGGAATAGCCCGATAGCAGGCACAAAAACGCCTACTAATACACCATTCGATGGTTGGGGATTTAATGCTAATCTGAAATTTGGCGCTGGCACCAAAGATGGCCGTGGCCATGTAGTAGCTTATCTCGGCTATCGCCGCCAAGCTGCTGTCACGGGTGCGGATCGAGATTATAGTTCTTGCGCTTTGTCTGGTAATGGCACAAGCGGGGCTATTTGTACTGGCTCTCCAACTTCTGCAGAAGGAAACATATTATTGAATGATGGTAATTATCATTTAAATAATGGTCAACTTGTTTCCGGGATGTCGCAATATAATTACGCACCGACTAATAATCTACAGCGTCCTGACCAGCGTTATACTGCGGGTTTTTTCGCTCATTATGATGTCACAGATGGTTTCAAGCCTTATGCAGAATTCCAGTTTATGGATGATCGCAGTTCGGCTCAGATAGCGCCTTCTGGGACTTTTGGATTTGGCACTGTTAACTGTGACAATCCTTTCTTAACGGCGCAAGAATCCTCAATTATGTGTTCTGCCGCTAATATAGATAATACTACACATACCGATAGTCAGGGTAATACCTACAACAATTCTTCAGCACAAATATTAAAAAGGAATGTTGAAGGCGGGCCTCGTATCAATACGATGCGACATACCTCTTATCGAGGTGTTATCGGCTCGAAAGGCGAAATTGTTAAAGGTTTAACCTATGATGTTTATGGTCAATATGGCTCAACAGTTTATCAAAATCGATATAGTCGAGATTTTTCTGTCAGTAGGTTGAATAACGCTCTCAACGTCGTAAATTACAATGGAACTGCTACTTGCCGATCTGTCATTGATGGGACAGATCCAAGCTGTGTTCCTTATGACATTTTTAGCGGTAACAAGCCAAGCCAGAATGCCCTCGACTATCTCCAAACCCCAGGTGTCGCGACAGGTTCGACACAAGAAACTGTTGTTAGTGGCTCTTTAACTTTCGATGGTTCTCAGTATGGCGTTCAATTACCGACCGCAAGCCAGGGTTTAAGTGTCAATGTCGGTGCAGAATATCGTCGTGAAAAAATGAATTATGATGTTGATTCTGCATATGCAACTGGTGATTTGGCTGGCCAAGGTGGTGCAAACCCATCTTCTCATGGTAAATATGATGTAAAAGAACTTTTCATTGAAGCTGCTTTGCCAATCATGGATCATCGGCGTGGTGTCAATGAGTTAACTCTAACGGGTGGTTTCCGCTATTCAGATTATAGCTCGACTGGCTCAGTTCAGTCATACAAAGGGCAGATGGTTTATTCACCTGTGAAAGGCGTTGCCTTACGTGGTGGTTATAATAGGGCTGTTCGCGCTCCAAATATTCAAGAATTATATGGTCCAACATCGATCGGGAACGATGGTTCTACAGACCCTTGCGCTGGGACTTCTCCAACTATGTCAGCTTCACAATGTGAGTTGATGGGAGTCACCAAAAATCAATACGGCAACATTTTGGCAAACCCAGCTAGCCAATATTATGGCAATCAGGGAGGAAATCCTAACCTAAAGCCAGAAACAGCGAATACTTTTACAGGTGGCGTGGCATTAACGCCCTTCCGTCGCTTTAGTTTTACGGCTGATTTTTTTGATATCAAAATCAAAAATATTGTCTCACAGTTAGGTGCAGATAATATATTGCAGCTTTGCGGCACCCAAGGTCGCTATTGTGACCGTATCCACCGTGACAAGTATGGATCATTGTGGCGCAATCAGTCTGGCTATGTAGACGATGTTCTGATGAACATTGGTTCTTTAGCCACGCGTGGTGTCGATTTTGGGGTCAATTATAGCTATCCTTTGGGCAACAAATATGGCTCGTTGACCGCTTCGCTTAATGGTACTTGGTTGCTAAATTACAAGACCAACCCTGGTGGTGGTGCAACTACTTATGACTGCGCAGGTCTTTATGGTGCAGTTTGTGGTATGCCTATGCCGAAATGGCGCCATCAAATGCGTGTCAGCTGGGATCTTCCTGCTGGTTTTGGTTTTTCGGCTATGTGGCGCTTTGTTGGTGGGACAAAAAGCGACGCAGGGTCAACTGCGAACCCGTATTCTTCAGCAAAGTCTAGCTTTGATAAAAAAATTGGTAATGTCAGCTATCTTGATTTGACAGCCTATTATAAAGTTACAGATAAAGTTACTCTAAATGCTGGTGTCAACAACGTTGTAGGTACGAGACCGCCACTGATTACTTCTCAAAATGGAGGTGCTGGCGGTATTTATAACGGTAATACTTATGTTACCACGTATGATATCTATGGTCGGTATATCTTTGCTGGCCTGAGCTATGACTTCTAA
- a CDS encoding DUF2093 domain-containing protein: protein MLIPGFKKDQPAKVEYLDGHFRLLSRGSHVICAISGKSIDLDSLHYWSVEKQEPYASAYEAEIAYSREQEAKKDNA, encoded by the coding sequence ATGTTAATACCTGGTTTTAAAAAAGACCAACCGGCTAAAGTTGAATATCTTGATGGCCATTTTCGCCTTCTCTCACGAGGAAGCCACGTAATTTGCGCGATTTCTGGGAAATCGATTGACCTTGATTCCCTTCATTATTGGAGCGTTGAAAAACAGGAACCCTATGCCTCTGCTTACGAAGCAGAAATAGCCTATTCTCGTGAGCAAGAAGCTAAAAAAGATAACGCGTAG
- a CDS encoding ribose-phosphate pyrophosphokinase: MKLLAGNSNLPISQAIADYLEIDLTKASVRRFADEEIFVEIRENVRGQDVFVIQSTCWPTNDNLMELLICIDALKRASARRITAVIPYFGYARQDRKPGPRTPISAKLVANLITVAGASRVLSVDLHAGQIQGFFDIPTDNLYAAPVMSADILARFPDKKLTVVSPDVGGVVRARALAKRLDNAPLAIVDKRRERPGESEVMNIIGDVSGRFCILIDDIVDSAGTLCNAAEALLNAGAEGVIAYVTHGVLSGAAVARVEKSSLQELVVTDSIGMRPEVEQCAKIRQLSLAPLLAEAIRRIADETSVSSLFD; this comes from the coding sequence ATGAAGCTGCTTGCCGGTAATTCTAATTTGCCGATTAGTCAGGCTATTGCCGACTATCTTGAAATTGATCTGACCAAAGCGTCCGTGCGTCGCTTTGCAGATGAAGAAATTTTTGTTGAAATCCGCGAAAATGTCCGCGGACAGGATGTCTTTGTTATCCAGTCAACTTGCTGGCCGACAAATGATAACCTGATGGAGCTGTTAATTTGCATTGACGCTCTGAAACGGGCTTCTGCTCGTCGTATTACGGCTGTTATTCCGTATTTCGGCTATGCCAGACAAGACCGTAAACCAGGACCTCGTACGCCGATTTCGGCAAAGCTGGTTGCCAACCTGATAACAGTCGCCGGTGCAAGCCGTGTCCTGTCGGTTGACCTCCATGCAGGTCAGATACAGGGATTTTTTGATATCCCGACTGACAATCTCTATGCTGCTCCCGTGATGTCAGCAGACATCCTTGCGCGCTTCCCCGATAAAAAACTGACGGTTGTTTCACCTGATGTTGGCGGTGTTGTTCGTGCAAGAGCTCTGGCAAAGCGTCTTGATAATGCGCCTTTGGCCATTGTCGATAAACGGCGTGAACGTCCGGGCGAATCAGAAGTGATGAATATTATTGGTGACGTCTCTGGTCGCTTCTGTATTCTGATCGATGATATCGTCGATTCTGCTGGGACCTTGTGCAATGCGGCTGAAGCTCTTTTGAATGCAGGGGCTGAAGGCGTTATTGCTTATGTGACCCACGGTGTTCTTTCGGGTGCCGCTGTTGCCAGAGTTGAAAAATCGTCACTTCAGGAACTGGTTGTAACCGATTCTATCGGAATGCGCCCAGAAGTTGAACAATGCGCCAAAATTCGCCAATTATCCTTAGCGCCTTTATTGGCCGAGGCTATTCGGCGTATCGCTGATGAAACTTCGGTTTCTTCATTGTTTGACTAA
- a CDS encoding inositol monophosphatase family protein has protein sequence MSRSAYEDDIRLAHRLADVAADIIRPFFRAPLTIDLKADHSPVTKADRGAEQAMRAILEKERPEDGIFGEEMGVSRPDARRLWVLDPIDGTRAFIGGRASFGTLIALVEDGRPVLGIINQPIHQERWVGVKDLPTRFNGEVIHTRSCPALDHALLATTSPWLFEKEGEVHFDKIRLKCRDTLLGGDCYNYGLLSLGHCDLVVEQGLKFYDFAALVPIVEGAGGIMRDWQNRPLNKNSVGEVIAAGDHHLIEPALSAMEL, from the coding sequence ATGTCCCGAAGCGCTTATGAAGATGATATTCGTCTTGCTCATCGGCTAGCTGATGTTGCTGCGGATATTATCCGGCCTTTCTTTCGTGCACCGTTAACGATTGACCTCAAAGCTGATCATTCACCGGTGACAAAAGCCGATCGTGGTGCCGAACAGGCTATGCGGGCTATTCTTGAAAAAGAACGGCCAGAAGACGGCATTTTTGGCGAAGAAATGGGTGTCTCCCGTCCTGATGCTCGCCGCCTTTGGGTCTTGGATCCAATAGATGGAACACGAGCCTTTATTGGTGGACGGGCTAGCTTCGGAACATTGATTGCTTTGGTTGAAGATGGTCGACCTGTTCTTGGAATTATTAACCAGCCTATCCATCAAGAACGTTGGGTCGGAGTTAAAGATTTACCTACCCGCTTTAATGGGGAAGTTATTCATACGCGGTCTTGTCCAGCCCTTGATCATGCACTGTTAGCGACAACCTCGCCTTGGCTGTTTGAAAAAGAAGGCGAAGTCCATTTTGATAAAATCCGCTTAAAGTGTCGGGATACCTTATTGGGTGGGGACTGTTACAATTATGGTCTTCTTTCTCTTGGTCACTGCGATCTTGTGGTCGAACAAGGACTAAAATTTTACGATTTTGCTGCCCTTGTGCCTATTGTCGAAGGGGCAGGGGGTATCATGCGTGATTGGCAGAACCGTCCACTCAATAAAAACAGCGTTGGCGAAGTCATTGCCGCAGGCGATCATCACTTGATCGAACCAGCATTGTCTGCCATGGAATTATAA
- the rpmI gene encoding 50S ribosomal protein L35 — MPKLKTKSGVKKRFKFTANGKVKHGVAGKRHRLISHNAKYIRQHRRTDVVSSTENRTIKAWAPYGLN, encoded by the coding sequence ATGCCCAAGTTAAAGACCAAAAGTGGGGTCAAAAAGCGGTTTAAATTCACCGCCAATGGCAAAGTAAAACATGGTGTCGCCGGTAAGCGCCATCGCCTTATCAGCCATAACGCCAAATACATCCGTCAGCACCGCCGTACCGATGTAGTTTCATCAACTGAAAACCGCACCATCAAGGCGTGGGCACCATACGGTTTAAACTAA
- the rplT gene encoding 50S ribosomal protein L20 — protein MARVKRGTTTRAKHNRILDQAKGYYGRRKNTIRIARQAVEKAGQYAYRDRKVKKRSFRALWIQRINAAVRAEGLTYGVFMYGLKLAGLDLDRKVLADLAMNESAAFGAIIAQVKSALPEGARVAA, from the coding sequence ATGGCACGTGTAAAACGCGGTACCACCACGCGGGCAAAACATAATCGGATTCTGGATCAGGCCAAAGGTTACTACGGTCGCCGGAAAAACACCATTCGTATTGCCCGTCAGGCAGTCGAAAAAGCCGGTCAGTATGCTTATCGCGACCGTAAGGTTAAAAAGCGTTCTTTCCGCGCACTTTGGATTCAGCGTATCAACGCTGCTGTCCGCGCAGAAGGCTTGACCTATGGTGTTTTCATGTATGGTCTGAAATTAGCCGGTCTTGATCTTGATCGCAAAGTTCTGGCCGATCTGGCTATGAATGAATCGGCTGCTTTCGGCGCTATCATTGCTCAGGTCAAATCAGCTTTACCGGAAGGCGCACGCGTTGCAGCTTGA
- the pheS gene encoding phenylalanine--tRNA ligase subunit alpha: MTDLDNLKADLIGQISQSGDLAGLESVRVHALGKQGVVTALLKSLGKMTPEERQEKGPVIHSLRQAVAQGIADRKQALETALLNEKLASETIDLSLPSPKMPKGSLHPVSQVMDELAEIFADLGFAVASGPEIEDEWHNFSALNIPESHPARAMHDTFYFEPQEGASDKGDKGRMLLRTHTSPVQIRTMQGQEPPIRIIAPGRTYRSDSDATHTPMFHQVEGLVIDKGVHLGHLKWTLETFVRAYFERDDIVLRLRPSYFPFTEPSMEVDVGYTLEKGRRIIGGKQPDGWMEILGSGMVHPNVITACGLDPNVWQGFAFGCGIDRLAMLKYGMDDLRAFFDGDLRWLRHFGFAALDVPTLSGGVGA; encoded by the coding sequence ATGACCGATCTAGATAATCTGAAAGCCGATCTGATCGGCCAGATCTCTCAATCAGGGGATTTGGCCGGCTTGGAATCTGTGCGCGTCCATGCCCTCGGTAAGCAAGGGGTTGTTACGGCGCTTTTAAAATCGCTCGGAAAGATGACTCCGGAAGAGCGGCAAGAAAAAGGGCCTGTCATCCACAGCCTACGACAAGCAGTGGCGCAAGGGATTGCCGATCGTAAACAGGCTTTGGAAACAGCTTTACTGAATGAAAAGCTCGCAAGCGAAACCATAGATCTTTCCTTGCCTTCTCCCAAAATGCCGAAGGGATCACTGCATCCGGTTAGTCAGGTTATGGATGAGCTGGCTGAAATTTTTGCTGACCTTGGTTTTGCGGTGGCAAGCGGGCCCGAAATCGAAGATGAGTGGCATAATTTTAGCGCTTTGAATATCCCTGAAAGTCATCCGGCTCGTGCTATGCACGACACCTTCTATTTCGAACCTCAGGAAGGGGCTTCGGATAAAGGCGATAAAGGCCGGATGTTGCTTCGGACGCATACCTCTCCGGTTCAGATCCGAACGATGCAGGGACAGGAACCCCCTATACGCATCATTGCACCGGGACGCACCTATCGTTCGGATTCAGATGCAACTCATACGCCGATGTTTCATCAAGTCGAAGGGCTAGTCATCGATAAGGGAGTGCATCTTGGACATTTGAAATGGACGCTTGAAACTTTTGTTCGCGCCTATTTTGAACGTGATGATATCGTTCTCCGTTTACGTCCCAGTTATTTCCCCTTCACTGAACCTTCTATGGAAGTTGATGTTGGTTATACCCTTGAAAAAGGGCGTCGTATTATCGGCGGAAAACAACCGGATGGCTGGATGGAAATTTTAGGATCCGGTATGGTTCATCCCAATGTGATTACCGCTTGCGGCCTTGATCCCAATGTCTGGCAAGGTTTTGCTTTTGGTTGCGGTATCGACCGTTTGGCTATGCTGAAATATGGCATGGATGATTTACGGGCTTTCTTTGACGGCGATTTGCGCTGGTTGCGTCACTTTGGCTTTGCCGCGCTTGACGTGCCCACACTTTCAGGAGGAGTCGGCGCATGA